The Mixta hanseatica genome includes a region encoding these proteins:
- a CDS encoding PP2C family protein-serine/threonine phosphatase — protein sequence MNIAFAMTSQQGERANNQDRVGHLLTEHNACFVVCDGVAGLPGGEQAARIACDTLVDTLASQPFGMPESRQAIEKSDRAIREAQQINLKLQRMSTTLAALFIDRAQQLAWWAHAGDSRIYHFRRGYVKQVTHDHSLAQRMKDAGYENTGINSNLLYNALGAETMREVSYSEVITLEDGDAFLVCSDGFWLHLATAEMEQALRMVNSCEEWLTLMQQAIDKTRKNDNLSAVAVWVGSPQETTLLQSLADSARLLPPRD from the coding sequence ATGAATATCGCCTTTGCCATGACCTCGCAACAGGGCGAGCGCGCTAACAATCAGGATCGGGTAGGACATCTGCTGACCGAACACAACGCCTGTTTTGTGGTATGTGATGGCGTGGCCGGCCTGCCCGGCGGCGAACAGGCGGCGCGCATCGCCTGCGATACGCTGGTAGATACGCTGGCGTCTCAGCCGTTTGGCATGCCGGAAAGCCGTCAGGCGATTGAAAAAAGCGATCGCGCCATCCGTGAGGCACAGCAGATAAATCTGAAATTACAGCGCATGAGCACCACCCTTGCCGCGCTGTTTATCGACCGCGCGCAACAGCTGGCATGGTGGGCGCACGCTGGCGATAGCCGCATTTATCATTTCCGGCGCGGCTATGTGAAACAGGTCACACATGACCACAGTCTGGCGCAAAGAATGAAGGATGCGGGTTACGAAAATACCGGCATTAACAGTAATTTACTTTATAATGCGCTCGGTGCTGAAACGATGCGCGAGGTCAGTTACAGCGAGGTGATTACGCTGGAGGACGGCGACGCCTTTCTGGTATGCAGCGACGGCTTTTGGCTCCATCTGGCGACCGCTGAGATGGAGCAGGCGCTGCGTATGGTGAACAGCTGCGAAGAGTGGTTAACGCTGATGCAGCAGGCCATCGATAAAACCCGTAAAAACGATAACCTGAGCGCCGTCGCCGTTTGGGTCGGTTCGCCGCAGGAAACGACCCTATTACAGTCACTGGCTGATTCGGCACGCCTGTTGCCGCCTCGCGATTAA